TCCTAGATGCCGGGGTGTCGTTAATGATACGGATGAAGAAGAACGAGTTTCGAAGCTACATGTGTCTCGAACAGATTTAGTAGATTGGAGAGGGGAATGAGGTAGGTCACAAACCaggaatatttttttgttttttgtttattgtcttctttctttttaatgtttaaattgcTTGATCATCAAGTATATATAGAGGTAAGTAGCCAATTTGGATTCTTTTCACTTTCTGTTGTCTTAAAAACTAGGGTCTAAGAAGTGTTGACATGGATATGAGACATGGACAAGACACGACACGGACATGGTGacaccattttttaaaaatctaggACACGGCAAAGACACgtttattaaaagaattatttttaaaaaatatataccatctttatattaaaaagaaaataatagtaaatgcattaattcatttatatgcttaaaagaattagcttgatatattattttgttaaaagttattattgtCATGTGTCTTTTTAGTCTACTATGAGTGTTTTATGTATGTTCAATGCATTTACTGCACTAACAAGTGTTCGATAGGTGTCCACCAAGTGTCGGAGTGTCCAAGTGTTTGACACATGTCGGACACGGACACATTAGCCAAAGTAAAGTGTCCATGCTTCTTAGACTAGGGTCTGTCATATGAAACAGGTACTAAATCATTTAGCTTTGGGTAATGATTGTTTCAAGACGTTCTTCTGCCTACATCATTTTAGGTTCTGAATTTTTACTACTGGTTTGGGAGGTAAGTATAGTAGAAATCTCCCTGAACAGAGTCCTTGAAGTTCAAGGTATGAAAGTTCTCCTTAAAATGGAGTCGGATATGGGGATAGAAAGATCTttgcattaatttttttctggGTTGggaacatttttttaaaataaatattattcagGTCCATTCCTGCCCCAAACACCATTTtgagtgaaaaaaaaactttagtaTTCTATTTTAGAACTGAAAAAAGATCAGAGGTTTTTAGAAGTTATTCTAGTGAACTCTTGACAAGCAGTTAGACtatattgtaatattgttAGTAACTTTGGCTAATgcgaaaagaaaatttagcaTTCTCACATGATCTTGTTTGAATGTCACCGTGGTTGCTGATGATTCTCTATGTTTCTGTTGGGCAGAACTATCGTGTAATGTTTGCGGCAAATTTGTCATTGTCACGACGCTCAATGGAAGATTTGGTGTTCACAAGTCAGAGATGTTGAATCAGGCAATtctttatcttaaaaaaagattaccaattaatttttgtttcaatccCATATTTTCCAATTGTAAGAGGCCAACTTGTGAGAGATATGGAAATTAAGAGTTGCAAAGTTAGAATATTAGCAGCATCATAGGAAAAGCTTATTCTTAGAAACAGAGAGATGGGTCCATTGCCCCATTGGTTTTGTAGATTTGTCATTAGTTGGGATTATTAACCATTAATCTTCTGTACAGATAATAtctgaaaataattgaaattaaattttctaaagcTTTTCTTATCTCTTTTTTCCACCATTTTGCTACTAAATAGAAGGTTGTTAATGCAATGTTCTACGACCCTCTAATTTTATCTTCTCCAcacattatatttatataagtttactgtaaatattgtcaattgGGTTCAAGTGGGAGattgctatattttaatttttcattaacatGACCTATGTGCATTATCACCTATCTTAAGTTCCATTATCTTATTTGCACGAAAAAAAATGCTtcctaaattaaataagaaaataaatgtgatCCATGTTCACCGACCTATCTTGACATTTATTGTTTGTACAATAGATTTTATgggttcttttaaaaaatacagcATAGTGGAAAAATATTCactctattttcaaaaaaaaagagaaaaagctTACGTCGCAATGGGAGATACAACAAATGTTTCTATCAACGCGTGATTAATTCGCTGCACGTGCATGAGTAATTTTCTACTAAATGATCATCCTATGTGATTGTGTAGTCAAAGATACAAGTCATACATGATCTTGTAGACTACCATAGATGTAAACACTCAACGATGACAAAAaacctttaaatttaaacgattgtgtagAGTACATTcaacgatcgtttagataaGCCAAGCCCAATCActcataattacaaaaatattatcgAAATCAACATGCTATAAAAAGGACAGAGCACGACTTTCCCTCTTCTTTATTGTCCTTTGTCTTCTTCACATCATTTTTCGTTGTATATCTTctttatcaattatttatttcttgtaCCTTCTTCAGCAAAACTTTCAACATTCTTCTTCGTCTTGTTCTTTATCTTCCGTTCTCATTAATCTTCGGAAAAACAAATTCGGCATTTTGGTCGTTGCTCAATATTTTGGTTCCACAAACCAAATCTATCGCAATCTATCTCCTATATAAAGAGGTTTAAGTCTATTTTcgttatatttaattgaataatcaTTCTTATTTTATGAAACTTAACCCTagctttttattattattattttataaatagatgGGTAGCAAGAAAGCAGCATCAAGTAGCTGATTGTGGTTCGAGTTGGACTTAATagttttgtgtgtgtgtgtagcACGATTACAATACGTCGTTGAGTCAGATCATTGCACATAATGTGCTTACCATAACTCTTTGTATAACATGTTTTAGTACTATGCGAGGAGTCATGAGTCATGATTATAGCATGTAAGGTGCTCACTATGTGCCTCTTCATTGCGTGCTACATAAGTCTTCGTTGAGTAAAAATTTTTCTACTGCTTGCTCAAGTGCAAGCAAAACAATAGGTTTATTTGGGTGACCCAAGGTCAAACACAAGGAATTGTTTATAGACTTTAGTTCTAAGGTCCACTTATCATTTAGGTGTTATGGAAATTAAGTTGAAAGAATATAACGCTAACTACCACTATTTACCTACAGTTTGAGACTCATGCAGAGAATAAATTATGGCAAGGTGGAAGATTGAACGAGTTAACTTGTATGCAAGAACGAGATGAAAGAAAGTATACGCATTATTAGATGATTAAGTAGTGCGAGAGTCTTGATGTGATATAACAACATGATCAGCACATGATTAAGGCGACTCTCTCAAAGTGTTTAGACACCACAGTTGCTCACCTTTTGAGATGCAACTAACTATGTTTGATTAAGTGAACTATACCTAGATGACTTGACTTATAATACTTGTAGGACTTTTCGTTTAAGGACGACAACCTCTCGGTGCCTACTGTCTGCACTTGTTCACCTTTCGGGATACAAATGTTGGAAGCTATCTCACTAAGGTGAAGTTTATTGTCAAACTCCTCCTTATGCGCATTAGCcatatccttgctacttaccCTCTTGGATAGTTGGCGATCGATACTGACCACGTGATGAATATAGCTCAACTAATGCGACAGAGTTTATAAGTTAGACTTCCTGTTAAGAACTTAATTTAATCCTCAATAAAATGCCAAAATCTAAACCCTCTAATTAATCAAACATTcatctaacaaatatttaattaaatctaatttccacaaaaccaaataattctCATTCAATTAACTCAAAACTAATGCCcaataaattcaatataattaaataaaagttaagataataaaatccaaaattaccttaattttgtttggacGTTACATAAGGGCTCTTCCCACCTTCTCTTTCTGCACAACTTTTGTAGCAACAACAACACTGTAAGAGAAAGGAGCCATAGGAATATGGAAATTTAATTGCAAAGGTGGATCAAAGCATGCCCCTCGTTTTTATGGTGAGCTAGAATTGGTCTCTACATCATCAACCTCCTTGTCATGAAATTAGTGTACAAGACAacacttttagttttatggtTAATATCGAATATGGTATGAATACTTAGGGTTGGTATCGAATATGGTATGAATACGTTTTTCCCTtactattgttattatttttattttgatacattAAAATGtccattttagttcaagaATGTCCTATCATTTATAGATGTGTGACTCTAAAAAAAGTACGCATATGAATATgagttatgaaaattttctcaattgaTTGTAGATTTGATGAAAGTATGGAGTGGATTTGAACATCtgaattcttttaaacaatatttactCTAGTACATAATAAACTAAATGTAGTGTGATGTGATATTATAGATAAGATACATCTTTTTCTCATGGatatgcttttaatttttgtttctaatagTGCAAATAACTTGGATTAGagataaatgtttataatttacaaaagagtgttgtatatatatttttttagagaaggAAAAACCAAATGTAAATCCAAAGAGTGACCCACAATTGAAAACTTAAACCTCActtaatatttgaaacaaagaaCTAAAACAGAAATTCCTTTCTCTTCACTCTGATATTGATTCAATGTTTGTTAGTATATGATTGAGTCAAGATTAAGGGAATAACCATATCTTTCTTTCACAATCAGATATGAATTGAAGCAAGTGAAATCCATTGGTTGCCTTCATCTTCAAGAGTCActcaaagtttaattaaaacctGATCTCAACTTTGATGTTTACATATCTTAGCCCAAATAGGCCCAACCCTAAACCCTACATTAATATTACACCtccaatcaaattttaatagaaagaaagaaaaaaagtgtaatATTAGGTTGAGTTGCACTGTTGAACTAACTCTCTAACTAATACCCACTCCCATAATTGAAGATTCTCTTTGCTTCTCTGTCTTCAAAGCACCAAACTTTTTGAAGTAGGTCTTGTTTTTGTTCCATATGTAAAATCATTCTGTCTTGCTTCTAAAGCCACCTTAGCTTTTGTTAACATAACAAACTCTCTCACCctttttcttatgttttgCTTACTTTCCATACCCTTAATTACAAAACACAATTACCTTCTTAATCATCATTTCCTTCTCAACATTATTCTTCACTTAATCACATTCTACTTTTCCTCTTCTCCAAAACCATGAGAGCCATTCAAAAATTTGTatctcttcctttcttctcagGTTGTGCTTCTCGCTCTAGTGTCGCCACAAGCACCTTTGTTTCCACAACTCGAATCCGAGAGCTTGAAGGTGTTGGTCCTGAAGTAAACACAAGTGTAGCAGTTGCAAGTAagatcttttgttttttcttttttcttttcttcccatttttcCTGTtttattggaagaaaaaaaaaccagtgTGTtgggttatttatttatttaattacttctATTTTAGGAAGAGAAGAATGTGAAAATAAAACTTCAgaagtgaaaatgaaaaacccTTCtggtttcttatttcttttgcCTAACATATCAAATGGAGTTCATAAGTTGGTTAGAAGCCTCAAAACTTTCTCCCAATTATTTGGTAagtactttttaattaattgatttcttttgtttgatcttcttcttctttcatttattatatcttcaacTCTCTCTTGCTTATGAATAATCGTAGGAGTAATCTgtcttcaaataattaaacaaaacatatcATGTGATTCTCCATTTATAATGGTATATGTGATTATATTTCCAAATTAGGATATATACAGAAACTTAGCTTCATCATATTTggccattttaaaaatttgcattacaatattttaataatacatatccactaaaaaaacataattaaaattgaataatagtgatctttttaaaattttggttcacTGATGATGAcctgaaattttagaaattatgtTCTTATTATGTTAAACTTTTTGGAAGTTAAAAATCTATCCTATTTTAtctaacttaatttttaaaactcaactAACTCTACCTACTACTactcataataataataataataataataataataataataaaccacCCACTCAACATTGTATTAATCtaataatcttttatttttcactcaaCCATTTTAGAATTGTGATGTTTGATAGTGATTTTCACATTTAAAATCGCTTTCTCCTCAAAAGaatcactttttgttttttggtgattaaaattttatcttttgtacTATTAGTTTTGAAGCACTTATATTgtcccattttttttcaaaattgaaaataggtGCATATcggtttgataaatatttggttttaatttactttttatttttatttttttataattaagtaaatgaaatattttgttttgttatcatGGTCAATTTTCTAACCATTTccaaaatctaattttttatgaaaaaactctgttttgaaaactaaaaagaggaatttacataaaatagaagaaaatggaaaatattttattgtattatttttgaaaatgtctctttcacaaacttaattttattcatgTAGTGAAACAATACTAAATAGTTATTCAAGCATGGATTGGCTTCTTTAGATCAACAAGTTATAATAGatatttttagttgaattagccattttagaaaaagagatttaGGTACACTTTAATTTTGGTACCAAACACTTGAAAagattttcatatatttataaacaattttcaattattatgtTTGGTTTCGaccattaattatttagagttaattttaattgacaaataattattgaactaaataattaagttaaatattagttctacttattttattgttaaattctTATATGCACAGTTGATATTGGGAGTAAAACTAATGTTtttaatagatatttaaataaaattcaaaacatacaTAATGGTTCgttttattaacaatttcaCAACGTTTagaattaaaagataataatttaagaataaCTAACCATCattattttacacaaattaaTTAGGATAACCACCATCAATCCCttaacaaaaatcaatcaatcaactAATTTCTCCAAAAccaatttgaaatgattttagattttttcaaaatcaatttaaaataattttaaaattttctaaattattttcacaGTCTAAAAATCAATCTCAAACACACACATAAATATTTCTTCTAGTTTACCTTGCCTCCTAATAGTATTTCTTTACCCAATGGTTGATTTAATATCAATGAAAGACTTGTAAAATctaagaattaaataaaaagtaaacttCCCCTAAATGATATTATTTGCTATTTGATGAAAAGGAGTTTGGATCAGTacttcaagaaaagaaagaaaaaaagtaggtGGCCTGCCATTTctgttttaaatcaaataaccTTTCCCaattttgagaataaaatcccaagtaattaaacaaaaataacttaGACGTACCCACCAACAAATTTTACCTAACTTtctggaagaaaaaaaaaaagccctTCAAATGActacaaaataagaaaaataaacacttttacataaataatcaCATGAACAAATCAATATCATTTGAGTAATAAAATgcaccaatcttttttatttccctCTCATCACTAACACAACAAAAATCTGGACGCTTCCTAAAACAGttaaccaataaaaaataaaaaactggcaattttttaaacgaaaatgttttctatatatactattttgtgtaaaaagaaaagatgtaaCTTATTAGGTGTGGCTTAGGTTAAACCTAAGAATCGAAATGTCGTTAtccatattttcaataattcaaatttacgGATATAATAGATATTCTTAGAAAATTCATGGATTTCAtggaatttttataaaatgattgtaaaattttagaactaGTTCATTGAAGTGATAAACTATGATTTAGGcatataaatcaataattagaaatcaaatatcatcgataataaaattatagataATAATCAAgaccaaaatttgattatggattgaatatttcattaataaagaCTAGGGCAAGACGACTCAAAAGTAAAGAGATAATCTAGGAGGTATACTAGCTACAATTTACTTGGTAATAACCACAATGTTGTTCCCAAGTCAATATGGTAAAATTTCTAACATAATTGGatgtatgaaaatttgaattggtAAAGTGATgtgaaaattgaatgaaaagatTTTGATAAAGGTGAAAAACTAATATATGTCATTGTtggaaattgtttttcttagaaatgaaaatttaaatcctaaatattttaaaagaggtaaaaaatttaatatatgatattttctcaatttttttttttagaaaatgaaaatctggatcttgaagaaagcaaaaatcacctcaattaaattttgaggTGAAGTGATGTAATTAGTCAATGGAAAATGTTTGATCATTTTTAGGgtaaatattattctttttttaaaaaaatcaatttaataagGTAAATCTTTGATTATAAATTGAGAGAAGAATTTGGAGTACattgaaattaaatgtaataatGATTTTGGAAAAGGTTAATATTTTGTGtgaattttggaatttattaGAGGtaggtttttaatttaataaatcgGAATATGTTAAAttgtagaaattttttattcagaattttaattcaaaatttaaggtggagaattatgtattttgaaaagaaaagaaaaaaaaaactcaattttagTATATCTGTGATATGTTGcgatttttcaatttttgtccTAATCATTTTCcaagagaattaaaaaaataatgtacttgattctttctttctctacgATTAGAAATATGTTTAGAAATCACAGCTCGTAGATGTGTATATCTCtttgtgtttctttgttaatttctttatgCTTTCTTTTATCCACAAACATATATTCTtaaagggaaaagaaatggaaaactGAATTTTGATCTCTCTTTGTGGAAAACAAACCCTAGTTTtgagaaaagatgaagaagtagAGGAAGTGGAAATGGAGATTGGATATCCAACAGATGTGAAGCATGTGACACATATTGGATTGGATGGCTCTACAACTACAAACCCTAACCCTAATCCTAATATTAACCCTAATAATTGGGATATTAATAATCTCAATCACTTTGTTCCTTCTGagtttcttcattcttttccttccatttcttttaggCAATTTGAACTTTCAATGGCTGCTCAAACTCAGGCTGCTCTTCTACACACAACAtgattttataattctttttcattttgctttcttttcttcccctTCAATGCTTATACTTTC
This DNA window, taken from Cucumis sativus cultivar 9930 chromosome 6, Cucumber_9930_V3, whole genome shotgun sequence, encodes the following:
- the LOC105435748 gene encoding CRIB domain-containing protein RIC4, with protein sequence MRAIQKFVSLPFFSGCASRSSVATSTFVSTTRIRELEGVGPEVNTSVAVARREECENKTSEVKMKNPSGFLFLLPNISNGVHKLVRSLKTFSQLFVLRKDEEVEEVEMEIGYPTDVKHVTHIGLDGSTTTNPNPNPNINPNNWDINNLNHFVPSEFLHSFPSISFRQFELSMAAQTQAALLHTT